Part of the Lichenicola cladoniae genome is shown below.
CAGGAATGCCGTGGCCGCGCGCGCGGGATCCTGATCAACCCGGGCGCCTATACCCATACCTCTATCGCATTGCTCGACGCGCTGACGGCTGTCGCGTTGCCGGTCGTCGAGGTGCATATCTCCAACATCCACCGTCGCGAGGAATTCCGCCGGCACTCCTATGTCAGCCAGGCGGCTGTGGGCGTGATCTGCGGGCTCGGGGTGCGTGGATATGCGCTGGCGCTGACCGCGCTGGCCGACATCATCATGGACGAGGACGAACGATGAGCCGCCTGCCCGTCGACGTGGACGCGATCCGCGCACTGGCCCAGATCCTGACCGAGACCGGTCTGACCGAGATCGAGGTCGCGGAGAAGGACAGCCGCATCCGCGTGGTCCGCGCCCCGGCGCAGATGGTGCAGGCCTATGCCGCACCGTCCGGCCCCGGAACGGCGCTCGCACCGGCTGCAGGCCCGGCGATCGCGGATCCGGCCGACCTGTCCAAGCACCCGGGCGCGGTCACCAGCCCGATGGTCGGCGTGGCCTACCTGTCGCCCGAGCCGAGCGCGCCGGCCTTCGTAACCGAAGGCCATGCGGTCACCGCCGGACAGACGCTGATGCTGATCGAGGCGATGAAGACCTTCAACCAGATCAAGGCGCCGCGCGCGGGCACCCTGAAGAAGCTGCTGGTCACCTCCGGCTCGCCGGTCGAGTTCGGCGAAGTCCTGGCGGTCATCGAGTGATCGCCGCCTGATGTTCGACAAGATCCTGATTGCCAACCGCGGCGAGATCGCGCTCCGGGTGCTGCGCGCCTGCCGCGAACTGGGCATACGCACGGTCGCGGTTCATTCGACTGCCGACGCCGAGGCGATGCATGTGCGGCTGGCGGACGAGAGCGTCTGTATCGGCCCGCCGGCGTCGCGCGACAGCTACCTCAACATCCCGGCGATCCTGACCGCGGCGCATCTGTGCGGTGCCGATGCGATCCATCCGGGCTACGGCTTCCTGTCCGAGAATGCCGGCTTCGCCGAGGCGGTCGAGGCGCATGGCCTCACCTTCATCGGACCGTCGCCCGACCATATCCGGATGATGGGCGACAAGATCACCGCCAAGACCGCCATGCGCAGTCTCGGCGTGCCGCTGGTGCCGGGTTCGGACGGAGCGCTCGCCGACCTCGATGCCGCCCGCACGGTCGCGGCCGAGATCGGCTATCCGGTGCTGATAAAGGCCGCCGCCGGTGGTGGCGGACGCGGCATGAAGGTCGCCGAGACCGCGAACGATATCGAGGAAGCCTGGCGCGTCGCCCGCACCGAGGCCAAGGCCGCGTTCGGCAACGACGAAGTCTATCTCGAGAAGTATCTCGACAAGCCGCGCCATATCGAACTGCAGATCATGGCCGACAATCATGGCGCCGTAGTGCATTTCGGCGAGCGCGACTGCTCGCTGCAGCGCCGGCACCAGAAGCTGCTCGAGGAGGCCGGTTCCCCTGCCCTCACACAGGAGGAACGCCGCGCGATCGGCGAGACCGCAACCTCTGCTCTGAAGAAGCTCGGCTACCGCAATGCCGGCACGCTCGAGTTCCTGTACCAGGACGGCCAGTTCGCCTTCATCGAGATGAACACCCGGCTGCAGGTCGAGCATCCGATCACCGAGATGGTGTGCAACGTGGACCTGGTGCGCGAGCAGATCCGTATCGCCGCCGGCCAGCCGCTCGGCTACACGCAGGAGCAGGTCCGCTTCGAGGGCCATGCGATCGAGTGCCGGATCAACGCCGAGGACCCGGACACCTTCATGCCGACCCCCGGCCGCGTCACCGTGTTCCATCCACCGGGTGGCCTGGGTGTCCGGATCGATAGCGCGCTCTACGCCGGCTACGTGGTGCCGCCGTATTACGACAGCATGGTCGCCAAGCTGATCGTGCATGCGCCAACCCGTCCCGAGGCGATCGCCCGGATGCAGCGGGCGCTGGACGAGTTCGTGATTTCGGGGATCAAGACCGTAATCCCTTTGCACCAGCGCATCCTTGCGGACCCGGAGTTCCGTGCCGGCGACTACACCATCCACTGGCTCGAACAGTTCGTCGACAAGCCGCACTAGGCGGTCGCTGAACATCGGCGCGATGGACACGCCGTTCTGCCTGGTATCGACCGCCGAGCGGCCATCGATCCGAACCGTGCGCCGATGCTTATCTGCGCTGCCCTGAGCGGGTAGTAGCCGCAAGCCGCGTACCTGTTCACGACCATCGTCGTGATACAGCGTCTGATCCGGACGGCGCCAACAGCGCGATCAGGGTTTCATTCAATGGGCTGGCCGCTGGCCGCTACTCGGCGGCGTCGGCCTGCTCGGCGTTCTCGATCTCGGCTTCCTCGCGGCCGGCGACACGCGGCGTCATCCGGTTCCAGGCGTCGAGGGCGGCTATCTTGTAGGCCTCCGCGAGCGTCGGATAGTTGAACGTGTTCTCGAGGAAATAGTCGAGCGTACCGTGCAGGTTCAGCACCGCCTGTCCGATATGCACGAGTTCGGTCGCACCCTCGCCGACGATATGCACGCCGAGCAGTTTCCGCGTCTTGAGCGACACGATCATCTTCAGCAGGCCGCCCTGCAGACCCATGATGTGGCCACGCGACGTCTCGCGGAAGCGCGCCACGCCGGTCTCGTACGGGATGTGGCGGCTCCTGACTTCCTCCTCGGTCATGCCGACGGTCGAGATCTCCGGCACCGAATAGATACCGTAGGGGAAGAATCTCGGCGGCGGCGGCACGTTCTCGCCGAAGGCATGGCAGGCGGCGATGCGGCCCTGTTCCATCGAGGTTGAGGCGAGGCTCGGGAAACCGATCACGTCGCCCGTAGCATAGATGTGCGGCACGGCGGTCTGATACGTCGTGGGATCGACGGTGATCCTGCCCCGGTTGTCGACCGCGAGGCCGCAGCGATCGAGCTCGAGCGCCTCGACATTGCCCACGCGCCCAGCGGTGTAGAGCACCATCTCGGCGCGCACGCGCCGCCCGCCGGCAAGCATCACGATCGGCTGGCCATGCTCCATGTTGATGGTCTCGACCGGATCGCCCAGCCGGAACGTCACGCCGCGATCGCGGAGCTGGTGGACGAACTCGGCCAGCAACTCGCGGTCGATGAAGTCGAGGAAGCTGTCGCGCGGCTCGATCAGCGTGACCCGCACGTCGAGCGCGCTGAAGATCGTCGCATACTCGACGCCGATCACCCCGGCCCCGATCACCGCCAGGCTGTTCGGCAGCTTCTGCAGATTGATGATGCCGTCGCTATCGACCACCGTGGTGCCGTTGAACGGAACGCTGTCGGGCCGGTACGGCCGCGTGCCGACGGCGATCACGATCCTCTGCCCCCGCACCAGCTGGATCTCGCCGGCATCCAGGGTCACTTCGAGCGAGTGGCTGTCGAGGAAGCGCGCGGCGCCGTGCATCATGTGCACGTGGTTGCGGATGAACTGGTGCTTCAGTCCCTCGACCTCATGATCGAGCGTCTTCGTCAGGCGGATGGTCAGGTCGCCGGCGGCGATATCCTGCTTCACCCGGTAGGCGAGGCCGTAGAAGCCGCGCTCGCGCCAACCGGTCAGGTTGAGCACGGTCTCGCGCAGGGTCTTGGACGGGATCGTTCCGGTATGGACCGACACGCCGCCGAGCCGCGATGTCTTCTCGATGACCAGGACCGACTTTCCGAGCTTCGCAGCCTGAACTGCAGCACGGCGGCCGGACGGGCCGCTTCCGATGACGATCAGCTCGTAATCCTGGATCATGTCATGCTCCTTCGGGCGAAATACACCGTCAGCAAATAGATCCAGGATGCTTCAGGATTCGTAACTGACCAGCGCCGAGGTCGGCACGCCCAGCTTCTCCCGGCCCTTCAGGGACAGGATCTCGATGATGACGGCCGCACCGGTGACGTTGGCTCCGACCTTTTGCAGAAGCTGGATTGCCGCTGCGAGTGTCCCGCCAGTCGCCAGCAGGTCGTCCACCACCACCACGCGCTGGCCAGGCCGGATCGCATCGGCCTGGATATGAAGACTGTCCTGGCCGTATTCCAGCTCGTAATCGACCGAGACGGTACGGCCGGGCAGCTTGCCGGGCTTGCGCAGCATCAGGAACCCGCAGCCGAGCTTGCTCGCAAGCGGGGCCGCCATCAGGAAGCCGCGTGATTCGACACCCGCCAGCAGGTCGGGCTGGGCTGGTGCCACGGCATGCGCGAGCCGTCCCATCGCCACCTGCCAGGCATCGGCGTTCCGCAGCAGCGTCGAGATATCGTAGAACAGGATGCCGGGCTTCGGAAAATCCGGGATGCCGCGGATGTGCTCCTTGAGGTCCATTGCCTTCAAGTCCATTGATCGACAGAGCCCGGACCATGCCCGAAGCTCCCCTCCTCATGTGCAGCCGGGCTTTACCTGTTTCGAGGGGCATCGGCAAGAACGACGGCGCCCGGGCCCGGTGCGTCCCGCTATGCCGCCGCTGCCTTCCCCGAGCTGCGCAGTGTTTCATAAACTGCGCGGGCCAGTTGTTCGCGCCTGAACGGCTTTCCGATCAACATGCCCGCGGGCGCGCGGCGGCGATGCGAGACGGTACCGGTCTCGTCGCCGTAGCCGGACATGTAGAGGACACGGATAC
Proteins encoded:
- the aroQ gene encoding type II 3-dehydroquinate dehydratase, whose amino-acid sequence is MTPPLIAVLNGPNLNMLGLREPAIYGRATLDDVEQICVQAAERLDVAIDFRQTNGEGELVSWVQECRGRARGILINPGAYTHTSIALLDALTAVALPVVEVHISNIHRREEFRRHSYVSQAAVGVICGLGVRGYALALTALADIIMDEDER
- a CDS encoding acetyl-CoA carboxylase biotin carboxyl carrier protein; this translates as MSRLPVDVDAIRALAQILTETGLTEIEVAEKDSRIRVVRAPAQMVQAYAAPSGPGTALAPAAGPAIADPADLSKHPGAVTSPMVGVAYLSPEPSAPAFVTEGHAVTAGQTLMLIEAMKTFNQIKAPRAGTLKKLLVTSGSPVEFGEVLAVIE
- the accC gene encoding acetyl-CoA carboxylase biotin carboxylase subunit, whose protein sequence is MFDKILIANRGEIALRVLRACRELGIRTVAVHSTADAEAMHVRLADESVCIGPPASRDSYLNIPAILTAAHLCGADAIHPGYGFLSENAGFAEAVEAHGLTFIGPSPDHIRMMGDKITAKTAMRSLGVPLVPGSDGALADLDAARTVAAEIGYPVLIKAAAGGGGRGMKVAETANDIEEAWRVARTEAKAAFGNDEVYLEKYLDKPRHIELQIMADNHGAVVHFGERDCSLQRRHQKLLEEAGSPALTQEERRAIGETATSALKKLGYRNAGTLEFLYQDGQFAFIEMNTRLQVEHPITEMVCNVDLVREQIRIAAGQPLGYTQEQVRFEGHAIECRINAEDPDTFMPTPGRVTVFHPPGGLGVRIDSALYAGYVVPPYYDSMVAKLIVHAPTRPEAIARMQRALDEFVISGIKTVIPLHQRILADPEFRAGDYTIHWLEQFVDKPH
- the sthA gene encoding Si-specific NAD(P)(+) transhydrogenase; translation: MIQDYELIVIGSGPSGRRAAVQAAKLGKSVLVIEKTSRLGGVSVHTGTIPSKTLRETVLNLTGWRERGFYGLAYRVKQDIAAGDLTIRLTKTLDHEVEGLKHQFIRNHVHMMHGAARFLDSHSLEVTLDAGEIQLVRGQRIVIAVGTRPYRPDSVPFNGTTVVDSDGIINLQKLPNSLAVIGAGVIGVEYATIFSALDVRVTLIEPRDSFLDFIDRELLAEFVHQLRDRGVTFRLGDPVETINMEHGQPIVMLAGGRRVRAEMVLYTAGRVGNVEALELDRCGLAVDNRGRITVDPTTYQTAVPHIYATGDVIGFPSLASTSMEQGRIAACHAFGENVPPPPRFFPYGIYSVPEISTVGMTEEEVRSRHIPYETGVARFRETSRGHIMGLQGGLLKMIVSLKTRKLLGVHIVGEGATELVHIGQAVLNLHGTLDYFLENTFNYPTLAEAYKIAALDAWNRMTPRVAGREEAEIENAEQADAAE
- a CDS encoding adenine phosphoribosyltransferase, yielding MDLKEHIRGIPDFPKPGILFYDISTLLRNADAWQVAMGRLAHAVAPAQPDLLAGVESRGFLMAAPLASKLGCGFLMLRKPGKLPGRTVSVDYELEYGQDSLHIQADAIRPGQRVVVVDDLLATGGTLAAAIQLLQKVGANVTGAAVIIEILSLKGREKLGVPTSALVSYES